The following are encoded together in the Bacillus cereus group sp. RP43 genome:
- a CDS encoding oxidoreductase — protein MNKRTALVLGASGLVGQEITRLLLDSDYYDSVTIFVREPLQLQHEKLQQKQVDFSVLEEYKEFFAVDDVFSCLGTTIKKAKSKANFKKVDYEYTLRAACLAEKQGVQNFLVISSMGAKPKSFFFYSQVKGKMEEELKKLVIGGIHIFRPSLLVGNRQEYRFGERMAEKLSRILPFIFKGAFKKYKPISAKDVAKGMYITALREESGIHIYSSNDIIEIK, from the coding sequence ATGAATAAGCGAACAGCGTTAGTACTTGGCGCAAGTGGGCTAGTTGGACAAGAAATAACGCGACTATTACTTGACTCAGATTACTACGATTCGGTTACTATTTTTGTAAGAGAACCATTACAATTACAGCATGAGAAATTGCAGCAGAAACAGGTAGATTTTTCAGTATTAGAGGAATATAAAGAATTTTTTGCAGTAGATGATGTTTTTAGTTGTTTAGGAACAACGATAAAAAAAGCGAAGTCGAAGGCGAATTTTAAAAAAGTAGATTATGAATATACATTGAGAGCTGCCTGCTTAGCTGAAAAACAAGGCGTGCAAAATTTTCTTGTTATTTCATCAATGGGAGCAAAACCTAAATCATTTTTCTTTTACTCGCAAGTGAAGGGGAAAATGGAAGAGGAGCTGAAAAAGCTAGTTATTGGTGGCATACATATTTTCAGGCCGTCATTATTAGTTGGAAATCGACAAGAATATCGTTTTGGGGAAAGAATGGCTGAGAAATTATCTCGTATTCTTCCGTTTATATTTAAAGGGGCTTTTAAAAAGTATAAACCAATTTCAGCTAAAGATGTGGCGAAAGGAATGTATATAACCGCGCTGCGTGAAGAATCTGGTATTCATATTTACAGTTCAAACGATATTATAGAGATAAAATAA